The DNA segment acatatacatatGATGATACTTATTTCAGTTTGATTTCCCACATTCATTATAACGAAAAACTGCTTTAAGTTTTATTATCATACTCGTGAACGCAATGCAGGATTTGTTTGGAGTTGAATATCACCATGCAAGGTTTGGCTATTAAGCAAATTAATATCTGATGTCTCTTATATAAGAACAATATcttacttttctcatatatcACCTGAAAAAAACACTCATGGGAAGTGCGCAGCATTTGCCAGTCCTCCTGTAGCGGTCTCAAGCAAAACACaacttcccttttcttgtcttgCTAAATGTGCAGCGAACAATACCCAAACATTGCAATTCATTGACTCCATTATACTTCGCCTTTGACACCCAGTCATCCTGAAACACTCCTCGTGATACGGACGGCATTGCATCACGACGCCATGGAAGGCAGTGCTTAGTggagctcgaattatatataaGTCATGTAATTCTCCCACACGCTACTCGTGACTACACTCAGAATGTAAATCTCCTCCTGCCCGATAGGACTGTTACGTGAGGAGAACCCCAAGCGACACATAGTTCTCTTCCCATACAATAATATATGGATATTGCCCCACGAGGACGAACGCTTAAGCATCCCGGATAAGGCAGCGTCAGCGAATCAAGGGGCGTGGAGAACAGAACTTTCCCTTTCGCAGCGTATAAAAGCGACagtgtttccttcctccacatcaGTTCTCAGCCATCTGCTTGGCCATATCACAACCTGCTCTCAAGCCAATCCACCACAGAACCACACCAAGGTGAGCCAGAGCCCTATCACGTCATTACAGTGCCAACTATGGATACGCCAGACGAGTATTAGATGGCACTTGAAATTTCTATTAATGGGAGGTTCAATAATGATCAAAATATTTGTTCATTGCAATATCTCCCTTTAATTGTTCATTCACAGTACGAGTCAACGGTAaattaagctctctctctctctctctctctctctctctctctctctctctctctctctctctctggttaactcttttacactagaaaaaaatcacacacacaggcaaacacacacacacacacacacacacactcacacacacacatacacacacacacacacacacacacacacccggtagctcagtggttaaagcgctggcttcacaagccagaggaccggggttcgattccccggccgggtggagatatttgggtgtgtctcctttcacgtgtagcccctgttcacctagcagtgagtaggtacgggatgtaaatcgagaagttgtgaccttgttgtcccggtgtgtggtgtgtgcctggtctcaggcttatccgaagatcggaaataatgagctctgagctcgttccgtagggtaacgtctggctgtctcgtcagagactgcagcagatcaaacagtgacacacacacacacacacacacacacacacacacatacagttccGTCACTAATTTGTTCTCCTGCCGTTACAGAAAGATGGCCAGCTCCGCTCTCGCCCCTATCGTACAAACCCTCCAGGAAAGCCTCCGCTCCAGTGATGTCAGGAGCTGGATCTCCGGCCTCGACCTCAAGACGGGTGGCCTCGTCATCCTGGTAGTTGTGGCGGTGCTGTTCTTACTCGACTTCTTCACTAAGTCCTATGCGCCTTACGGCAGGAGTTGGGTGGCCACTGCTGCCAACGCCTGGCTTGAAAAGGACCCACTGCAGCCCATTGACAGCTACCGTGGAAGGTTAGTACAATACAGTTTAATCCTCTTACTGCATctctgccttttctttcttcttcaaagGCTCAATACCTCAatacctcctcttactcctcctcgtctttctcctccccctattcctcctaccaccaccaccactactactactactattaatgttatttttctgaGTCTTcaaatcattatcatctttcttctatACGTCTTATCTTCCatcccatcattctctctcgGCAATAAGATTCATTCGAAGTAAGAATAAATGGCTAATAGAATTGTTAGATTTCCGTTCATTTGGCGTTTCTAAATAGTCATAAAACTCATGTTGTCGGTCAAGATttacattataataataagCACCATGAAATTTTTCACACCATAGCTACAATCTCGGCGCTCGCTTATAGGTTCACACAGAATCAAATCCTCCTTTTATCCCATCCTTCTGACAACATTACTTCTCTCTACAGCCGATCCTTGGAGCCCCTGACGGAGGTCCTAGATGCCCTGGCCGCTGCTGCTATAAAATGGGGAGACGCCGAGACCCCAGTAGTCAAAAGCCGCGCCCTTTAAAGCACAGCTAACGGGACCCGGCGGTAGGCAGTGGCGGCGGTCTGGCTCTCGCAGGGACGGTGCGTTTATGAGCTGCTGCTGGCGGCAGTGACTGAAAGCGGAGCGGACCTGCAGGagtaacaagaaggaagaagtttcTTATTCTCTATAGTGAACAATGTCGCCATATGGATGAGTCTGTTCGGACTATAAAGTATTTCTTTCGTCATGAAACTATCACAGGCTCGACTCTGAAGCATTAAATCTATTTATTTAAGAATTATGTTCGCACtaaataaaatgttttgttGCCTCTCCGACTATCAAGTCATCTCTATCTTTACTCACTATTTAGGTGATAGGTGCACTGCACGCATCACTTCTGTAGGTTTCAATGAGCATGTACATTTCACTAGAGGGTTCATTTTATCATAAAATCTACACTAACAAGTAATCAAGGCAGAAAAGCAGTACAGTGCTTGACTTACATATAACTCTACTATATGAAATTAAAAGCATCACACCCGTGGGCCTGaccgggatttgaacccgggACCTCTCGCACCCTAAGCGAGAATCATACCCCTAGACCATCAGGCCGGTGAAATGTTGGAGGAAACTTAAGTAATAAGAAGGAACTTACAAACGACTTAATTTAGTCTATCTAAAAAGtagttcgttttcttttttgactTTTTCATGCAGATTATTTTAAGGGGAACcacagttttcttttataacGATCACCATTACTTTCACATAATCCTACTTTTCTATGTACACGATGTCACTACCAACGCTATATGCACAACACATTACTATATCAACAGACATGTATCCCTTCCCCCATCCCATGAATAAGCATGGTAGCAAATTGCACTCTTCTCTGCATTACCCTTGGCGGTTATTGGGTTAAGAGTGTCGTCGCTCAGCACAAGTATACGTAATGTACAGTGTTGCGCCCTTGATACATGAGAGAGGCTGAGGGGGAGGTGCAACATATATCCGCAAGCATAAGGAGTGTCTGTAGTTGGGTTTATGGAGGACGAAAAGGATAATACGAAAGTATACAAGAATCAGAatttcatggtttttttttttttttcttctttgaaaagaaatcaaagaacaaATGTACTTCCCATGGCAAAACTTGTGGCAAAATATTATTCGTACTAATATGAGAACTCACATAACCTTTCTTTGCTTTCAGTGATACAAAACcgagtcaatcagtcattctctctctctctctctctctctctctctctctctctctctctctctctctctctctctctctcctgagcaaataaaaaaagattctCTTTGTTAATGAAAAATTGCAAATTACACACTGCACTGAAAGCAGAAAATTGCATTTTAaaatcatttatttcttttatctctggAATTTCATaaaatttcaaagtaaaaacCTATGCAGTGCAGAGCAGTGGTGACTCCTCCCTTGAGGTGGTGCACTATTTACTATTACATACTATactaagtttatatatatatatatatatatatatatatatatatatatatatatatatatatatatatatatatatatatatatatatatatatatatagtcagaggaagaaggaaagggagggacaagcccagaatcatccaaggtaaagTTGTTAacaaagatttgagagaagacagctttagagatagatgtgatggcagttgtgccatcaggatgaaatgaaggagggaaagatgaagatttaagttattggagatgcttTTGGCcagagttggagtttgaaaaattttgacattttctatttatgaaggagtgtgtgtgtgtgtgtgtgtgtgtgtgtgtgtgtgtgtgtgtgtgtaattcactgtttgatctgctgcagtctctgaagagacagccagacgttaccctacggaacgagctcagagctcattatttccgatcttgggataggtctgagacctgagtgtgtgtgtgtgtgtgtgtgtgtgtgtgtgtgtgtgtgtgtgtgtgtgtgtgtgtgtgtgtgtgtgtgtgtgtgtgtgtgtgtgtgtgtgtgtgtgtgtgtgtgtgtgtgtgtgtgtgtgtgtgtgtgtgtgacaatgaAAAGGTAGCTAGAAAAACGAAAGCAGcaatacagaaaatgaaagcaCTGAACTCAAGATTACGAAATGTAAAGCAAGATGTTGATACTTAtaccaacacaaactttaatacTTACGAAGCTTGAAAACAACACATTATACGTGACACAGCCACGCCAGCCCCGTCAGCCAGTCTCAGTGATCACAGAGAAGCAACAACTGTAGCACAAGTTCAGTAAGCAAAGCAGTCAACATATACTGCCAGACACGTCCATGCAGCTCAGGAAGACTTGAGACTAAATCTTTGTTGTTTTCCATTGATACTCAAGCATTGAAGGAACCAAAACTCAAACACTTCCACTtgcaacacatacatacaataaaaagtaacctaacctaacttacgcAGACAAAATTACATTTGCACAAGACAATAAGTAGAGAACGGTTGCCGATCTTGATAATAAGAACTAAACATACGGATATGTCATGTGTCTTTAGTTGAGAGGAATCCACCTCTCGCTCTTAGTTGTTTGTCATTACTATCAAGCTTTTCCACGGCTCTACATGAAGATCTGACAATGACGTCGTGACAATAAATAATAGAGATATTAGTGCACAGGTCATGGTGTAAAGATTGAGTCAGATAATGGAGATAAGTGAGAAGAGACACATGAATATTTAGATAAAGGAATATACTAAATCATCTAGATATATTATGTCTCAGG comes from the Portunus trituberculatus isolate SZX2019 chromosome 25, ASM1759143v1, whole genome shotgun sequence genome and includes:
- the LOC123508764 gene encoding uncharacterized protein LOC123508764, which gives rise to MASSALAPIVQTLQESLRSSDVRSWISGLDLKTGGLVILVVVAVLFLLDFFTKSYAPYGRSWVATAANAWLEKDPLQPIDSYRGSRSLEPLTEVLDALAAAAIKWGDAETPVVKSRAL